A genome region from Thermogemmata fonticola includes the following:
- a CDS encoding CBS domain-containing protein has translation MEPMILRAQTAADLMTPGPVSLSASATVAQAAAFLTERGFGAAVVIDEAGHPLGVVTKTDVLVHTRQRSKTVEPDNTPVTDIMTPAVISVRPDTSVRSVVEKLLNLHVHHLFVVDATGVVIGVISPIDVLKKLE, from the coding sequence ATGGAACCGATGATCCTCCGCGCCCAGACGGCGGCTGATTTGATGACGCCGGGGCCTGTCTCGCTCAGTGCTAGCGCTACAGTCGCTCAAGCGGCGGCCTTTCTCACCGAACGCGGTTTTGGAGCAGCGGTCGTCATCGACGAGGCGGGGCATCCCTTGGGAGTCGTCACCAAGACCGACGTGCTCGTCCACACTCGGCAACGCTCCAAAACTGTGGAACCCGACAATACGCCGGTCACCGACATCATGACCCCGGCCGTCATCTCCGTCCGGCCCGACACCTCCGTTCGTTCCGTTGTGGAAAAACTCCTCAACCTCCACGTCCATCATCTTTTCGTGGTCGATGCCACCGGAGTCGTCATCGGGGTGATCAGTCCCATCGACGTGCTCAAAAAACTGGAATGA
- a CDS encoding PEP/pyruvate-binding domain-containing protein, producing the protein MNTWVVWLESPEAVDVGSSGGKGASLAVLRQAGLPVPEGFIITTAAYRYLRDYGVRSEKRFVELLRQSYERLGRGRVAVRSSATGEDAAETSFAGQQETILGVEGEDALLEAVERCWRSLQGERAAAYRSRQGVDEQQMAMAVVVQRLIEAEVAGVLFTRNPLDPDRRTMLVEASWGLGEAVVSGRVQPDRFVLEWDSGRVREQQLGIKAIRRTAHGEEHVPAQEQQRYCLDEAALAQLAALGRQVEAYYGAPRDVEWAWCQGRLYLLQARPITTADAAERERLRQEEIARLRQLAGTQPAVWVRYNLSEILPEPTPMSWSVVSRLLAADGGFGAMNRALGAEPDPALGSQSAFDLVAGRPMLNLARLPRLQSPHPPFDYPLDEYKAHPERALDPKPRIQPLAGQGCLLGLLRLPVTVWRLFRQKAAVQRQMADYPPRMEALSRAFAEECQQALRQDRSALPPAEVHRQLLAWIERTLVAFASESLKATVFADTLWNELSVLLDQRLGGAEAARAAIGRLALGARPPAEADLAQALEHLQNGLLSREEFLARFGHRGPHEMELAQPRWREQPQLLDALLAPRAASASPLAPSVPSSSLPRRDRLAEETLASAVGEEVFANARLSGPLRDRCQHLVEQLRLFLGWREAAKHYLMLGYAVIREHLLELDRRFGLQGGIFYLTLADLPRLLAGENLRGEIAAARRRRQALLSLEVPPVLFSDDLEAIGRPVPLPAGAELFQGVPLSAGIAEGAALVLTEPAAAPPNQQGYILVCPSTDPAWVPLFAQAKGLIMETGGVLSHGAIVAREFGLPAVAGLPHITRQIRTGERLRVEGGSGRVVRLGPAGG; encoded by the coding sequence ATGAATACATGGGTAGTATGGCTGGAGTCGCCGGAGGCGGTGGACGTGGGGTCCAGCGGCGGGAAGGGGGCCAGTCTGGCCGTGCTGCGGCAGGCCGGGTTGCCGGTGCCGGAGGGATTCATCATCACGACGGCTGCCTATCGCTATTTACGGGATTACGGGGTTCGCTCGGAGAAGCGGTTTGTGGAGCTATTGCGGCAGAGTTACGAGCGGTTGGGTCGGGGCCGGGTAGCGGTGCGTTCCAGTGCGACAGGGGAAGATGCCGCCGAGACGAGTTTCGCCGGGCAGCAGGAGACGATCCTGGGGGTCGAGGGCGAGGACGCGTTGTTGGAGGCGGTTGAGCGGTGCTGGCGGTCGCTGCAAGGGGAGCGGGCGGCGGCTTATCGCAGCCGGCAAGGGGTCGATGAGCAGCAGATGGCGATGGCCGTGGTTGTCCAACGACTCATCGAGGCGGAGGTGGCGGGTGTGCTGTTCACACGCAATCCGCTGGATCCGGACAGACGGACCATGCTGGTGGAAGCCTCGTGGGGACTGGGGGAAGCGGTGGTGTCTGGGCGGGTGCAACCGGACCGCTTCGTGCTGGAGTGGGACAGCGGCCGGGTGCGGGAGCAGCAACTGGGGATCAAAGCGATCCGGCGGACGGCACACGGGGAAGAACACGTACCGGCGCAAGAGCAGCAGCGGTACTGTCTGGACGAGGCGGCGTTAGCCCAGTTGGCGGCTTTGGGCCGGCAGGTGGAGGCTTACTACGGCGCACCGCGGGATGTGGAGTGGGCGTGGTGCCAGGGACGGCTCTATCTGTTGCAAGCCCGTCCCATCACCACCGCCGATGCCGCCGAGCGGGAACGCCTGCGTCAGGAAGAGATCGCCCGCCTGCGGCAGCTTGCGGGAACACAGCCGGCCGTCTGGGTCCGCTACAACCTCAGCGAAATTTTGCCGGAACCGACACCGATGAGCTGGTCGGTCGTCAGCCGGCTTCTGGCGGCAGATGGGGGATTCGGGGCGATGAACCGCGCCCTGGGGGCGGAGCCGGACCCGGCGCTGGGATCACAATCGGCCTTCGATCTGGTCGCGGGGCGGCCCATGCTGAACCTGGCGCGCCTCCCCCGCTTGCAATCGCCGCATCCCCCGTTCGACTATCCCCTGGACGAGTACAAGGCCCATCCGGAGCGTGCCCTGGACCCCAAGCCGCGGATTCAACCTCTGGCGGGTCAGGGATGCCTGCTGGGATTGCTTCGCTTGCCCGTGACGGTGTGGCGCCTGTTCCGTCAGAAGGCGGCGGTGCAACGCCAGATGGCGGATTATCCCCCGCGGATGGAGGCGTTGAGCCGGGCCTTCGCCGAGGAATGCCAGCAGGCGCTGCGGCAGGATCGGTCGGCACTCCCGCCGGCGGAGGTCCACCGCCAGTTGCTGGCCTGGATCGAGCGGACCCTGGTTGCATTCGCGTCGGAAAGCCTCAAGGCCACGGTATTCGCCGACACGCTCTGGAATGAGCTGAGCGTGTTGTTGGACCAGCGCCTAGGAGGGGCGGAGGCGGCGCGAGCGGCAATCGGGCGGCTGGCCTTGGGAGCGCGTCCCCCGGCAGAGGCGGACCTGGCCCAGGCGTTGGAACACCTGCAAAACGGGTTGCTGAGCCGCGAAGAATTTTTGGCACGGTTTGGCCACCGCGGGCCGCACGAAATGGAGCTGGCCCAGCCCCGCTGGCGGGAACAGCCCCAGTTGCTGGACGCACTGCTAGCACCGCGGGCCGCCTCCGCTTCCCCCCTTGCCCCTTCGGTTCCTTCTTCCTCCTTGCCCCGACGGGATCGACTGGCGGAGGAAACCCTGGCATCCGCGGTCGGGGAGGAAGTCTTCGCCAATGCCCGGCTGAGCGGTCCGTTGCGGGATCGCTGCCAGCATCTGGTGGAGCAGTTACGCCTGTTTCTGGGCTGGCGCGAAGCCGCCAAGCACTACCTGATGCTGGGCTATGCGGTGATCCGCGAGCATCTGCTGGAGCTGGACCGCCGCTTCGGCTTGCAGGGGGGGATTTTCTATCTCACTCTGGCGGATTTACCCCGGCTGCTGGCCGGCGAGAATCTGCGCGGCGAGATCGCGGCGGCCCGGCGGCGCCGGCAGGCTCTTCTGTCCTTGGAAGTGCCGCCGGTATTGTTTTCGGATGATCTCGAAGCCATCGGTCGGCCTGTACCGCTCCCTGCGGGGGCGGAGCTGTTCCAAGGGGTGCCGCTGTCAGCAGGGATCGCGGAAGGAGCGGCCTTGGTTCTCACGGAACCGGCGGCTGCCCCCCCGAACCAGCAGGGCTACATCCTTGTCTGCCCCTCGACGGACCCGGCTTGGGTGCCGCTCTTTGCCCAGGCCAAGGGTTTGATCATGGAAACCGGCGGCGTCCTCTCCCACGGGGCCATCGTGGCCCGCGAGTTTGGCTTGCCGGCGGTCGCAGGGCTGCCCCACATCACCCGGCAGATTCGCACGGGCGAACGCCTGCGCGTTGAGGGGGGAAGCGGACGCGTGGTCCGCTTGGGACCAGCAGGCGGCTGA
- a CDS encoding NHL repeat-containing protein — protein sequence MKSLADRLVPKALWYLPAGLVLLLPFVPSEMGSPGLQAAAPPATPGLADAGPPLRPASVQAPAAPPAPPAKAPFRYVWGKAYHILPETHTDESGYFSLCEGHNGKIYVGTAAYGFNAYLVEFDPVTERQRIVVDVNKVCGLPTPAKPTYAAQAKIHTRNFVAPSGKIYVGSKQGYRRGKEDTADYPGGYVIVYDPKTDKAECLGMPYPGEGVNDVTADEDAGLVYVVTCEEHHWMILDLKTRRYHEPDPKLRLTPYAQTLLDAQNRAVVLSRDFQLIRYDPKTRKLEYLTLASNGQPVGRADDKLGPACWAKTADSKTAYLIRMSDSRLFRIDLTAAGPSVPVADLGRLLPGKGFDSRGSLIVGHDGKVYVLIRVDNDTGFGKGYLHHLVSYDPARNQTVDHGVIAVRNKDWFQFHDAHGKPKPWSHGFHTLPDGTITPLHVHMALHMARDGTLYATIIYPFTLLRIAPQDYRGQP from the coding sequence ATGAAATCGCTCGCTGACCGCCTGGTGCCGAAAGCCCTCTGGTATCTGCCGGCGGGTCTTGTCCTGCTCCTGCCCTTCGTACCGTCTGAAATGGGCAGTCCTGGGCTGCAGGCCGCCGCCCCACCGGCGACGCCAGGCCTGGCAGATGCCGGGCCCCCGCTCCGGCCCGCCTCGGTTCAGGCGCCGGCTGCCCCGCCCGCTCCGCCCGCCAAGGCCCCCTTCCGCTATGTATGGGGAAAAGCCTACCACATTCTGCCGGAAACCCACACCGATGAATCCGGCTACTTTTCCCTCTGCGAGGGGCACAACGGCAAAATCTACGTCGGCACCGCCGCTTATGGCTTCAACGCTTACTTGGTCGAATTCGATCCGGTGACAGAGCGCCAGCGGATCGTCGTGGATGTGAACAAGGTCTGCGGCCTGCCCACACCAGCCAAGCCCACCTATGCCGCTCAGGCCAAGATACACACGCGGAACTTCGTGGCCCCTTCCGGCAAAATCTACGTCGGCAGCAAGCAGGGCTACCGTCGGGGCAAGGAGGACACCGCCGATTACCCCGGCGGTTACGTCATCGTGTACGATCCCAAGACCGACAAGGCCGAATGCCTGGGCATGCCCTATCCGGGAGAAGGTGTCAATGACGTGACAGCCGACGAGGACGCCGGCCTGGTCTATGTCGTCACCTGCGAAGAGCATCACTGGATGATCCTGGACCTGAAAACCCGCCGCTATCATGAGCCGGACCCCAAACTCCGCCTCACCCCTTACGCTCAGACGCTTCTGGACGCCCAGAACCGCGCCGTAGTCCTGAGCCGGGACTTTCAACTCATCCGCTACGATCCCAAAACCCGCAAGCTGGAGTATCTCACACTGGCATCTAATGGCCAGCCGGTCGGGCGTGCCGATGATAAGCTCGGTCCGGCATGCTGGGCGAAGACTGCAGACAGCAAAACAGCCTACCTGATTCGCATGTCGGATTCCCGCCTCTTCCGCATCGACCTGACCGCCGCCGGTCCCAGCGTTCCTGTCGCCGACCTCGGCCGGCTGTTGCCAGGGAAAGGCTTCGATTCCCGCGGCTCCCTCATCGTCGGCCATGACGGCAAGGTCTATGTGCTCATCCGTGTGGACAATGACACCGGCTTTGGCAAAGGCTACCTGCACCACCTGGTCAGCTATGACCCAGCTCGAAACCAAACCGTGGATCACGGCGTGATCGCCGTCCGCAACAAGGATTGGTTCCAGTTCCACGATGCCCACGGCAAGCCCAAACCCTGGAGCCACGGCTTCCATACCCTGCCGGACGGCACCATCACCCCGCTGCACGTGCACATGGCCCTCCACATGGCCCGCGATGGCACCCTCTACGCCACCATCATCTATCCCTTCACCCTCCTGCGGATTGCCCCCCAGGATTACCGTGGACAACCCTGA
- a CDS encoding PSD1 and planctomycete cytochrome C domain-containing protein: MHGPARLLLRGLFRGIIILWGLFLGAILGVGMTLLDGGSLLAQRAVTQFVEDPTPEQVAFFEKKIRPVLVEHCYKCHASTAEKVRGELLLDSRAGVRQGGAGGAIIVPGRPDKSRLIQALRHTDPDTAMPPKGKLPEAVIADFEAWVRMGAPDPRDGTAASPNHKYAIDPVKARNHWAFQPPRRPPVPAVPPSAAGTPVQPIDAFVIAARQGKGLQPVGFADPRTLLRRVYFDLIGLPPTPEEVEAFLNDTSPQAFEKVVDRLLASPHFGERWGRHWLDLARYAESTGKTVNTNYPHAWRYRDYVIAAFNNDKPYDQFIREQIAGDLLPTEDPKLKAERLIATGFLAIGPKALNEFNTLQFELDVADEQIDAVTQVFLGLTIACARCHDHKFDPFTQRDYYALAGIFRSTQTCYGTIRQVQAQRPSPLLELPKDCGLPPGTPEKLSAAERERLQRQIEELNKQIGESNDFIRRLILSAQVAGIRSRLDSFDAQGEPKLLAMGVRDKPPPRGLGGGPFGPRPGPFGGAGGMMPPPRANRFTGQTVIGDSPIFTRGEPDQPTAEVVPRGVPALLARQPLRIPANTSGRRQLADWIASPDNPLTARVFVNRVWLHLFGRGLVPTPDNFGLAGQPPTHPELLDYLAVTFVQEDRWSVKKLIKRIVLTETYRLDSRWDRPNYERDPDNAYLWRMTPRRLEAECLRDAMLAVSGELQRTPPVGSPVARAGEGPTNLPRFGVGNLSLAANDPRNSHRSIYLPILREMLPDALALFDAPDPSLIVHERPATTVPSQALFLLNNPFALRCADALAGQILRSGSSDSERIRWAYLRCFSRPPTAAEIQHAEQFLADYKAQLTRERVPNYRKERQAWTALAQALLASAEFQYRR; encoded by the coding sequence ATGCACGGGCCGGCGCGGTTGCTTCTTCGGGGGCTGTTCCGAGGGATAATCATCCTTTGGGGGCTGTTTCTGGGGGCGATCCTGGGGGTCGGGATGACCCTGCTGGACGGAGGGTCGCTCCTGGCCCAGCGCGCGGTGACGCAGTTTGTCGAAGACCCGACGCCGGAGCAAGTGGCCTTCTTCGAGAAGAAAATCCGGCCGGTGCTGGTGGAGCACTGTTACAAGTGCCACGCAAGCACGGCGGAGAAGGTACGGGGAGAATTGCTGCTGGACAGCCGGGCGGGTGTGCGGCAAGGGGGGGCCGGGGGAGCGATCATCGTGCCGGGCCGGCCGGACAAGAGCCGGTTGATCCAAGCACTGCGGCATACCGATCCGGACACCGCCATGCCGCCGAAGGGGAAGCTGCCGGAGGCGGTGATTGCGGATTTTGAAGCCTGGGTGCGGATGGGCGCTCCCGATCCGCGGGATGGCACCGCTGCGTCACCGAATCATAAATATGCGATCGATCCGGTCAAGGCTCGGAATCACTGGGCGTTTCAGCCGCCGCGGCGTCCCCCCGTGCCGGCGGTTCCTCCCTCCGCGGCGGGGACACCGGTGCAACCGATCGATGCCTTCGTCATCGCCGCTCGCCAGGGGAAGGGGCTGCAACCGGTGGGGTTCGCCGATCCCCGCACGCTATTGCGCCGAGTCTATTTCGATCTCATCGGCCTACCCCCGACCCCGGAGGAAGTGGAAGCCTTTCTCAACGACACTTCGCCGCAAGCCTTCGAGAAAGTGGTGGACCGCCTGCTCGCCTCGCCGCACTTCGGGGAACGCTGGGGCCGACACTGGCTCGACCTCGCCCGCTATGCCGAAAGCACAGGCAAAACCGTCAACACGAATTATCCCCACGCCTGGCGCTACCGGGATTATGTCATCGCCGCCTTCAACAACGACAAACCGTATGACCAATTCATCCGCGAACAGATTGCCGGCGACCTGCTGCCGACTGAGGACCCCAAGCTCAAGGCCGAGCGGCTCATCGCCACGGGATTTTTGGCCATCGGCCCCAAGGCGCTCAACGAGTTCAATACCTTGCAGTTTGAACTGGATGTCGCCGATGAGCAAATCGATGCCGTCACGCAGGTGTTCCTGGGACTGACCATCGCGTGTGCCCGCTGCCATGACCACAAGTTCGATCCCTTCACCCAGCGGGATTACTATGCGCTAGCCGGTATCTTCCGCAGTACACAGACCTGCTACGGTACCATTCGCCAGGTTCAAGCTCAGCGTCCCAGTCCGCTGCTGGAGTTGCCCAAGGACTGCGGCCTGCCACCGGGTACGCCGGAGAAACTCAGCGCTGCGGAGCGCGAACGCCTCCAGCGGCAGATCGAAGAGTTGAACAAGCAGATCGGGGAAAGCAACGATTTCATCCGGCGGTTGATTCTGAGCGCTCAGGTGGCGGGGATTCGCAGCCGGTTGGATTCCTTCGATGCTCAAGGGGAACCGAAACTCCTGGCGATGGGGGTGCGAGACAAGCCGCCGCCGCGGGGTTTGGGCGGGGGTCCATTCGGGCCGCGTCCAGGTCCGTTTGGGGGAGCGGGAGGCATGATGCCGCCGCCGCGGGCCAATCGCTTCACAGGCCAGACCGTCATCGGGGACAGTCCGATTTTTACCCGCGGGGAACCGGACCAGCCGACGGCGGAGGTGGTGCCGCGTGGGGTTCCCGCTCTCCTGGCCCGGCAACCGCTGCGGATTCCGGCCAACACGAGCGGCCGCCGCCAGTTGGCGGATTGGATCGCCTCCCCGGACAATCCTCTGACCGCCCGGGTGTTCGTCAATCGCGTCTGGCTGCATTTGTTTGGCCGCGGCCTGGTTCCCACGCCGGATAATTTCGGCCTGGCCGGCCAGCCGCCGACCCACCCGGAGCTGCTCGACTACCTCGCCGTCACCTTCGTCCAGGAGGACCGCTGGAGCGTCAAAAAGCTGATCAAGCGAATCGTGCTGACCGAGACCTACCGCCTGGACAGCCGCTGGGACCGCCCCAATTATGAGCGGGACCCGGACAATGCCTATCTGTGGCGGATGACGCCGCGACGGCTGGAAGCGGAGTGCCTGCGGGATGCCATGCTGGCGGTCAGCGGGGAATTGCAGCGGACGCCGCCGGTCGGTTCCCCCGTGGCCCGCGCCGGGGAAGGCCCGACCAATCTGCCGCGCTTCGGAGTCGGCAATCTGTCCCTGGCTGCCAACGATCCCCGCAACAGTCACCGCAGCATTTATCTGCCGATTCTCCGCGAGATGCTGCCGGATGCTCTCGCCCTCTTCGATGCGCCGGACCCCAGCCTCATCGTCCATGAGCGGCCCGCGACCACCGTACCGTCCCAGGCCCTGTTTTTGCTCAACAATCCCTTCGCGCTGCGCTGTGCGGATGCCCTAGCTGGCCAGATTCTCCGCTCCGGCTCCAGCGACAGCGAACGGATCCGTTGGGCGTACCTCCGCTGCTTCAGCCGCCCGCCCACCGCCGCGGAAATCCAACACGCCGAGCAGTTCCTGGCCGATTATAAGGCCCAACTGACCCGCGAACGGGTTCCCAACTACCGCAAAGAGCGCCAGGCCTGGACGGCCCTAGCCCAAGCCCTCCTGGCAAGTGCTGAGTTCCAATACCGCCGGTGA
- a CDS encoding DUF1501 domain-containing protein, which translates to MTPHDPMARETSPGRNPAWPILSRRAWLQSTASGFGYLAFAALAYEQALRDTAAAATENPLAPKPPHFPPKAKRVIFLCMDGGPSHVDTFDYKPRLKADDGKAPPRSGGGGFRFGRLMASPFQFRQHGQSGLWISELFPQLARHADKLCLLHGMQTDLPNHPQAFLQMHCGIFQFPRPSMGAWILYGLGTENQNLPGFITINPPLGNGGPANYGAAFLPAMYQGTRIGRGFGGFGGPGGPQAVANLQNPRQSLAAQRVQLDYLQRLNRQALDESGGHSEIEGLIASYELAFRMQGELPKLLDISNESASTLRLYGLDGRGSAAAPGGAGGNPGPARAAFAQQCLLARRFAEAGVRFIEVTLGGWDHHRNIKEALAASCAAIDQPIAALLQDLEQRGLLRDTLVLWGGEFGRTPTAQGDGRDHNARGFTMWMAGGGVKGGFAYGRTDDHGFEAVEGKVHIHDWHATILYLLGLDHEKLTYRHAGRDMRLTDVKGHVVKEIIA; encoded by the coding sequence ATGACGCCGCATGACCCCATGGCCCGTGAGACTTCCCCAGGCCGGAATCCGGCTTGGCCCATCCTATCGCGCCGCGCTTGGTTACAAAGCACAGCGTCGGGTTTCGGTTATTTGGCGTTTGCCGCCTTGGCCTATGAGCAGGCTTTGCGCGATACCGCCGCGGCTGCCACCGAGAATCCATTGGCTCCGAAGCCGCCGCACTTTCCCCCGAAAGCCAAGCGGGTCATCTTCCTGTGCATGGACGGCGGCCCGTCCCATGTGGACACCTTCGACTACAAGCCGCGCTTGAAAGCGGATGACGGCAAAGCGCCGCCGCGGTCGGGGGGTGGAGGATTCCGCTTTGGCCGCCTGATGGCTTCGCCATTCCAGTTCCGCCAGCACGGCCAGAGCGGGCTATGGATCAGCGAGCTGTTTCCCCAGCTTGCCCGGCATGCCGACAAACTCTGCCTGCTTCACGGCATGCAGACCGATTTACCCAATCATCCCCAGGCGTTTTTGCAGATGCATTGCGGCATCTTCCAATTCCCCCGCCCCAGCATGGGCGCTTGGATTCTCTACGGTCTGGGGACGGAAAACCAGAACCTGCCGGGCTTCATCACGATCAATCCGCCGCTGGGGAATGGGGGTCCGGCCAATTACGGCGCGGCTTTCCTGCCGGCGATGTATCAGGGGACGCGGATCGGCCGGGGCTTCGGCGGTTTTGGCGGACCGGGCGGCCCGCAAGCGGTGGCCAATTTGCAGAATCCCCGTCAGTCCCTGGCGGCGCAGCGCGTGCAGCTCGATTACTTGCAACGTCTCAACCGCCAGGCGCTGGACGAGAGCGGCGGACATTCCGAGATCGAAGGCTTGATCGCCTCCTATGAGCTGGCCTTCCGCATGCAGGGTGAGCTGCCGAAGCTGCTGGACATCAGCAACGAGTCGGCGAGCACCTTGCGCTTGTACGGTTTGGACGGTCGCGGGTCCGCCGCGGCACCGGGGGGAGCGGGAGGCAATCCCGGACCAGCGCGGGCGGCGTTTGCCCAGCAATGCCTGCTGGCCCGCCGCTTCGCCGAGGCGGGCGTCCGCTTCATCGAAGTCACCCTGGGCGGATGGGACCACCATCGGAACATCAAGGAGGCGCTGGCCGCGTCCTGTGCCGCCATCGATCAGCCGATCGCCGCCCTCCTGCAAGACCTGGAACAGCGCGGTTTGCTCCGCGATACTCTTGTGCTCTGGGGCGGGGAGTTTGGCCGGACCCCCACCGCTCAAGGCGATGGCCGCGATCACAACGCCCGCGGCTTCACCATGTGGATGGCTGGCGGGGGCGTCAAAGGCGGCTTCGCCTACGGGCGCACCGATGACCACGGCTTTGAAGCCGTCGAAGGGAAAGTCCACATCCACGACTGGCACGCCACCATCCTCTACCTCCTCGGCCTCGATCATGAGAAACTGACCTACCGCCACGCGGGGCGGGACATGCGCTTGACCGACGTCAAAGGGCACGTCGTCAAGGAGATCATCGCCTAA
- a CDS encoding redoxin domain-containing protein gives MDRRGTRRSGRIGGLLGGVLLVGGALLVLRPVWADPPSAGAASSSGSSVAAAPAESPPSLREAPRPLPAAEAGIGRLIPDAACRDSQGRTVRLTELVAGSPWTVLAFTNATCPLCRKYAPVLARLEKEYAPRGVAFVFVNPTQKDKPDDVPFAGRYLLDTPGKLRAALGATSTTEVFVLDQRRTLRYRGAVDDQYGLGYALESPRQRYLAAALDELLAGRSPTVAATTAPGCVLEKEEAASAPTVPLTYHARIERIIQVHCLECHRQGGVAPFSLETYDDVAAHRGMIRRVVMEGRMPPWLAAPPPAGQPSPFLNDRRLPEADRRDLLAWLASDRPQGDPADAPLPLRFASGWTIGQPDVIYQLPQPIAVKAEGTMPYQNVFIDTEFEEDRWVQALEVQPTAREVVHHVLVFTLPPGSRRIVGGETTGFFAAYVPGNNKLIYPPGYAKKLPKKAVLRFQIHYTPNGKPTTDQTRLGLIFAKEKPRYEVQVAAIANLGFRIPPGAENHEVSARLPVPFDVRLLALFPHAHLRGKAARYELRTPDGTVTTLLHVPRYDFNWQLEYRFAQPVAVPRGSTLIYRAWYDNSANNPANPDPTRTVRWGEQTYDEMHLGYVEYVVDGLAGRMALLQGGLGGNPGGPPPADVRFPPEGVPIPERFQRLFQRFDTNGDKRIDPKEFEQLPPFLQNGVLEYLRANPPPAPPDKKD, from the coding sequence ATGGATCGCAGGGGAACACGACGGAGCGGGCGGATCGGGGGGCTGCTGGGCGGCGTGCTGCTCGTCGGGGGGGCGTTGCTCGTCCTCCGGCCGGTGTGGGCGGACCCTCCGAGTGCAGGGGCGGCCTCTTCCAGCGGTTCCTCGGTTGCGGCGGCGCCTGCGGAATCGCCTCCATCTCTCCGGGAAGCTCCGCGGCCATTACCCGCAGCGGAGGCCGGCATCGGCCGGTTGATCCCGGATGCGGCCTGTAGGGACAGTCAGGGCCGCACAGTGCGGCTCACGGAGCTTGTGGCGGGCAGTCCGTGGACGGTGTTGGCGTTCACCAATGCCACCTGCCCGCTCTGCCGTAAGTATGCCCCGGTGCTGGCCCGCCTGGAGAAGGAGTACGCGCCGCGGGGGGTGGCCTTCGTCTTTGTCAATCCGACGCAGAAAGACAAGCCGGACGATGTGCCGTTTGCAGGCCGTTACCTTCTCGACACGCCGGGGAAGTTGCGGGCTGCCCTCGGAGCCACCTCGACCACGGAAGTTTTTGTGTTGGATCAGCGCCGGACCTTGCGCTACCGCGGCGCCGTGGATGACCAATACGGCCTGGGTTACGCCCTGGAATCGCCCCGGCAACGGTATCTGGCGGCGGCTTTGGACGAGTTGCTCGCGGGCCGCTCGCCCACGGTCGCTGCGACCACGGCGCCAGGGTGCGTGCTGGAGAAGGAAGAGGCCGCTTCCGCGCCGACCGTGCCGCTGACCTACCATGCCCGCATCGAACGCATCATCCAGGTGCATTGCCTGGAGTGCCACCGCCAGGGAGGAGTGGCGCCGTTTTCGCTGGAGACGTATGATGACGTGGCGGCCCATCGGGGGATGATCCGGCGGGTGGTGATGGAAGGCCGCATGCCTCCCTGGCTGGCTGCTCCCCCGCCGGCAGGCCAGCCCTCCCCCTTCCTCAACGACCGCCGCCTGCCCGAAGCGGACCGGCGCGACCTGCTCGCCTGGCTGGCCAGTGATCGGCCCCAGGGCGATCCCGCGGATGCCCCCTTGCCCCTGCGCTTCGCCTCCGGATGGACCATTGGACAGCCCGATGTCATCTACCAGTTGCCGCAGCCGATCGCCGTCAAGGCGGAAGGCACCATGCCGTACCAGAACGTCTTCATCGATACGGAGTTTGAAGAGGACCGTTGGGTGCAAGCGCTGGAAGTGCAGCCGACGGCGCGCGAGGTGGTCCACCACGTCCTGGTGTTCACGCTCCCGCCAGGCAGCCGCCGGATCGTGGGGGGAGAAACCACAGGCTTTTTCGCCGCCTACGTGCCGGGGAATAACAAGCTCATCTATCCGCCCGGCTACGCGAAAAAGCTGCCGAAGAAGGCCGTGCTCCGCTTCCAAATCCATTACACGCCCAACGGCAAGCCCACGACGGATCAAACCCGCCTGGGTCTGATCTTCGCCAAGGAGAAGCCGCGCTACGAAGTCCAGGTGGCTGCCATCGCCAATCTGGGTTTCCGCATTCCGCCGGGAGCTGAGAATCACGAAGTGTCTGCCCGCCTGCCCGTGCCCTTCGATGTTCGCCTGCTGGCCCTCTTTCCCCATGCCCACCTGCGCGGCAAGGCGGCGCGATACGAGCTGCGCACCCCGGACGGAACGGTGACGACCTTGCTCCACGTGCCCCGCTACGACTTCAACTGGCAGCTTGAATACCGCTTCGCCCAGCCGGTCGCCGTGCCTCGCGGCAGCACCCTCATCTACCGCGCTTGGTACGACAACAGCGCCAACAACCCCGCTAATCCGGACCCGACCCGCACGGTCCGCTGGGGCGAGCAAACCTACGACGAAATGCACCTGGGTTACGTCGAATACGTCGTGGACGGGTTGGCCGGTCGCATGGCCCTGCTTCAGGGCGGCTTGGGCGGCAATCCCGGCGGCCCGCCCCCTGCCGACGTCCGCTTCCCCCCAGAAGGGGTACCCATCCCGGAACGCTTCCAGCGCCTCTTCCAGCGCTTCGACACCAACGGCGACAAACGCATCGACCCCAAAGAGTTTGAACAACTGCCCCCCTTCCTCCAAAACGGCGTGCTGGAATACCTCCGTGCCAATCCGCCGCCCGCCCCTCCGGACAAAAAGGATTGA